CATGTTGTCAGAGAAGAGAAAGGGCTTCGTTGATGTGGACGTTTCAGTGCGTTCATTCATGCACATCTTTGCTCATGGACACATTGGTTTAGGTTATGAGAACAGTCATCCCGGTGGTCTCACGGTGGAGATCAGGAGTGTACGGTTGTAATCCTGGTTGTTGACTAAACGCTGCTGTCCTTTGCAGACAAAGTGAAGGTTTGCTTCGGAAACATGTTCATCAAATTTCCCAAATTGAAGACGAGAGAGATGATTCAGAAAGGTAAAAACAATCCAGTTAATGAAATCTGAATTGattgtatttatataaataaatagatttgttGTTGACATATTGAAGCTACCTACGAGATCATCCTGACCTCTTTGTTTCTCCCCTGTAGACCAGGAGCAGCTGGACAAGGAGATAAACGACCTCCGCAATGGACTGAAAGCAAAAGTCAATCGTCTTAATGAGATGCAAGGTATGAAGAGCGCTCCAGCTGTCCagcttgtttgtgttattgtgtgtttttggtgaatccaaactaattctttaaaacacattaaaacagtccGGTGTTCTGCGAGGCACAATATGCCACATGTCATGTTTAATTAACGTCGCTTTAAAATGACGGCTCCGAGTCTAGGATGTCTCATTCTGATAGATGCCTGTTGccttgactcctctcctcgcatCTCTTccttgcctcctcctcctctcgcgGGCAAGACTAAGACACGAGGAGAGGAGGCAAGGAAAGGAATCTAGGAGACACTTGGACTGTTAGTCTTTGGGCCTGTGAAACCCTGAGAGGAAAAACAAGTAGAAAACACTTGTGATGATGTCTGAACTCACTCTGGagtctctttgtttgtttgtttgcagggAAACCGGAGCTGAGAGGCTAcaacctctctcctctgtccacCGATGAAATCAAAGCTATCAACGGCCTTTTGAAGAGATGACATCACTAAGATAGAGATGACATCACTAAGACAGAGATGACATCACATCTGCAAACCGCTGGATATATCTGAGGACACACGGACAAGAGCCTCACCTGCAGCTCTCAGCTGTGCAGATGTTACTGTACCGTGCTAACCTCTGGATGACCTCTGGATGATCTCATGATGCCACATTAGCCTCCAGGATTATTACCTTTAGGACATTTTTGAAATTCTTGTCAAACtttgtattttaggttttaaaaatgacaaaaagcaaAGTTGAgacacttcctggttcacatttATGTGGATTACTTATGATTGGATTTCAttggatatatatgaattacagtgcattacttttagtAGGTATATCTACAAACGGTGCATGAGAACAGCCGGTTCCACTGCTGGAGGAGGAAGTCTGTAGGATCATGATTATGTTATTAAACTCATAGACACTGAGCCAAGATATCCTCATATTTCTGTTTGACATAACTTCAGACTCCTGTCCTCTGACTGCATCTCTTTAACTAAACCACACACCTTTAGGCTTCTCTGTGATCTCCTTTTGATAACTAATGTCATATTTTAGTCTGGAGGCCCGCCCTCCCGCTGTGACAACATCTGCTTTAAACCATCCATAGAAATAAATGCTGATCGCTCTGTGAGACCGGACAGGAggaccctgttcagacctggaccctgttcagacctggaccctgttcagacctggaccctGATCAGACCTggaccctgttcagacctggaccctgttcagacctggaccctgttcagacctggaccctgttcagacctggaccctgatcagacctggtattaacatgcgtcctcagtgatcggatcacaagtggacagctctatgTACGTCTATCCACACCTAgtattagaatgcgtctccacacacgggtacagcgctccagagagccggggaggagagagaacaggcgggcggacggtcgggtgtcagctccgcgcaaCGCAGCGGAACAAAGACagcgacacatctccgacagaatgataataatgcacttcctgtttcccagtctgatagtctgtagatatgtagcctataaacaagatatagtttaataaaatacagtcgtactgacaggatacagtagagcacagaggctgtttattcacctgaggggcgcggtgatcccagctggacatcagatgagtagcggtccttaatgtgaccaggacacattcactacacactgctaacaGAATGAGGTCATATgaggcccagaccacctctgaatgtggtctgaaagatccgtcctcaatgcgtcttatgtgtgttcacacctgtactgagagttgtccacttgtgatccgatcactgaggatgcatgttaGTACcgggtctgaacagggcctctgACATGATGACCTCCTGTAGAGTTTGAGTGGGAGTTCAGGCCCATGTGGCCGGTTAGTGGCCACAAGGTGGCGGTGTAGTGTAAGTGTAGACCAGAAGAACAGAGCTTTGATTCACTCGCTGCCTCACAGCCAGTCTTCAGTCAGCCTGCTGTCAATGCAGCGCTGCTTTATAAAACCACAACGAGTTCTTGGAAGGTTAAACTCTGCAGATGTTCAAGATGTGAATCGTTTGTTTTCGTATTGTTTAACTAGTTTGCAAGTTGTTCTCCTTTAACTCGATCAACCTTCTTCTctatgaatatatttaaatgtttatgattcagtgtgatttgtgttttttgttcagTGAGTTGCTCTCACTTTACCTTCAGTATGActtcttgttttgttgtttgtctgtGACTGAGACATACCGTACATCCTTAATTACACTGTGAGTGATAAACAAGCCGTGAGCAGTCCCCCCGGGGAATAAACTGTAAATAGGTGTATTGAGTGTAATTCTTTGGTCTGACATGCCACTGAGCATGAGAAGACACGGATAGCCTCGGGTGACGGGAGACAGAAACAGCAGTCACATCGGTAGGGTTGTTAGTGTGTTGCAGaggtggtggttttgtttctctctgaCTTTGGTTGCGTGCCACCGCTCTCAGACCTGGAACCAGCTGAGTGACGAGTGATTGATGAATTTATGAGTCAAAGGATGGGAACCTGCTGATCATCTCAAATGTGAGACAATTATACCCGACGAGGCACGCAACGGTGCTATGTTAAGAAAATGACTCGCATGACACACAGCAGTTTGTCGTCTATCTGTGAAAGCGATGATTGATTATACAACGTGTGCCTCCACTACACTACAAGAGGGAATTATTCACACCCAAgagcaataaaaataaatccataaaCTATGTGTAATTATAGTGGGTTTGGCAGTGTGGATGGAGACGTATCAAAGAACAAATCAGTGTCTCTTAGCTGACATTATTCACCGGTTTGAAGGCCGATCTGCCAGAGAGCAGCTGCTACGGATGGATTAACAAGATGTATGATGAACACACGCGTCGCTCTTTGGGAGAGAACTTAATACATTTATCTGCATTGATTAataaacaaactgtaaacagCCCGTGTGTGGAGAGCGTTtgttagcagtgtgtgtgtgtgtgtgtgtgtgtgtgtgtgtgtgtgtgtgtgtgtgtgtggctcctTCCTGCTGAGAGATTCAACTGTTTAATGGCATTTGAGAGAAAAGATCTCATTTAGTTGTCATCAACCCAAATCTGCAGAACCCGGAGTAATGATTTACTGTAAGTTATTGGCTGTTTATGAGTGCAGAAACCTCAGAATATGTACCGCCACCGAGCTGCAGATGTAAATGTGAAGTCTGGGCGATCAGAGATATTCATTCTGACAGACTTGGCTGAGAGTCGTGtcggttaaagggatagtttgggtgtttagaagtgaggttgtatgaggtacagtACCCCCCCCCctgcttggagaagcagacaggagttaccgctgAGGCTGACTGAAAGAGGCTGTGGCCTACAGATCAGATATAACAGGAAGTCACTttctctgtgacttcctgtaaattctttgaaTTCTGCTGGAAACGTCTGGacactgtccgacttgaccgcagctttccgttactttccaggcgaggcgcagCTCGTCTCCAACGAGCCTATTgactcaatttcggcgagtgcagaccagattttaacTGCACGTGTGTTGTACCTCATAATTATGACGCGGTGATGAtgcgtgacatctcctcttttcaccctcctcgGTTAatgcacggaagcaaagcagtgtgctgctgtggacggggccggcagcaaaacctaTTTTAGACACCTACAAGAAAGAcacacctgaaaaaaaatcaacatcagtttaagtgtacgctatatttacaatattattgacgctttacctcgctgtcagacagccttttCTGACTTTGGTGAacctgaactaaccaaagtcacacaataacacaaacaaacgaaccgatggaggcagcggtagaccagcagccCCGTGTTCTGccaggtaaaattacagttttttcaatgttccccgtcagaaacacagactgtatagctgtctcactgCGAGGTAAaccggcaaaaatattctaaatatagcaaacAATTAAACTGATGGGTTAAGGACCTTGCTCAAGACGTCTTAAGACGTGCTGCTGCTGTGCCCGTCATGCcccgctaccacggcgttgtccggtcttggagttgtccgtgtttcacatgtgtttgtttgattagaGCATCTTTAAATCATCTTTAGACGGTATTTATTCAGGTTCTTGTGcggctgcttgtgtgtgtgtgtgtgtgtgtatatatatatataaaaaaaaactcacaaatttgcgagattataaacacgttttacaagaaaaaaacctCAGATACACTCATGAATTAAAatggcaaatttacaagaaaaaacttggTTATTCTCAAAGATTAAAATGGCaaatgtacgagaaaaaaaacagaaattgcAAGATTATGAAGTCATACATTCAGGAGAAGAAACTCTGATATTCTCtttgattaaagtggcaaaattacgagaaaaaactcacaaatttgtgagattataaaaatgttttacaagaaaaaaaactaaaaattgacgatattataaagtcatatttacaagaaaaaactcagataCTCTCATgaattaaagtggcaaatttacaagaaaaaaactgtgAGTCACAAAAttgtgagattataaagtcgtaaatttccAAGACAAAAGAATCTGAAAAATAGTGGAGTGCAAAACTGGTAGagaaaaatagtgttttttttttttgttaaggaaCCACATTGCTTCACTTTTCAAGGTCATCACACCACATTTGgtaacattttgtaacatttgATAAGTTTGGTGTCTTCAGTTAAATGAGGGTTTTTGTCGTAAGGTATCATAAAGTATTGTGTTGCTGTGGGTACCAGAACACATGGTATCGTATTAGCACTTGTGGGCGGTGAGTTGTGTTTGTGGTGCTCAGATGAagatgacatttaaaaacaaacagcagagtcTGTCAGTGTCCCAGTTACTCTCAATAACCCTCAGACGTCACACAGTTTCAACTAGTCTCTACCTAAGCATGACCTCATATTTCCCGCCATAGTTTTTAGTGAGCCTGTGTTATCGGATACTTGATCTACATTTAAAGCCACTCATGTGTGATGCTCTTCTTGTATACGGTCTGTAGGCGCTTCACATTCTCTGGCAGCTCGGCAGGCTTCTGACAGCTGTGATAAAACCGCACTGCTGGTGTTCCATGTAAATCAAaatcagtctctctgtctctgtcccctCTGCAGGAGGCCTTCAGCTTCAGTCTGTTTCTGATTAACCCTTCAGGACCTTTTTCGGCCCAACAAATTAAGAGGAACGTGTCCCGCGCCGAGCTAGAGTAAGATGATGAATACACACTTCCTGTCCAATCTGTCACAGCCGCAGGATTCTGGCAACAAAGGGAGGAGAACCTCAACTCAGGCAGACAGGAAGAGGTCAGGGATTTACTGAGAAGGTGTAGATACATACTGTACGCTCTTAGAAATAAAGGTGTAGATACATACTGTACGCTCTTAGAAATAAAGGTGTAGATACATACTGTACGCTCTTAGAAATAAAGGTGTAGATACATACCGTACGCTCTTAGAAATAAAGGTGtagatacatactgtatgctctTAGAAATAAAGGTGTAGATACATACTGTACGCTCTTAGAAATAAAGGTGTAGATACATACTGTACGCTCTTAGAAATAAAGGTGTAGATACATACTGTACGCTCTTAGAAATAAAGGTGTAGATACATACCGTACGCTCTTAGAAATAAAGGTGTAGATACATACTGTACGCTCTTAGAAATAAAGGTGTAGATACATACCGTACGCTCTTAGAAATAAAGGTGtagatacatactgtatgctcttagaaataaaggtgtagatacatactgtacgctcttagaaataaaggtgtagatacatactgtacgctcttagaaataaaggtgtagatacatactgtacgctcttagaaataaaggtgtagatacatactgtatgctctTAGAAATAAAGGTGTAGATACATACTGTACGCTCTTAGAAATAAAGGTGTAGATACATACTGTACGCTCTTAGAAATAAAGGTGTAGATACATACTGTACGCTCTTAGAAATAAAGGTGTAGATACATACTGTACGCTCTTAGAAATAAAGGTGTAGATACATACTGTACGCTCTTAGAAATAAAGGTGTAGATATATACCGTACGCTCTTAGAAATAAAGGTGTAGATACATACTGTACGCTCTTAGAAATAAAGGTGTGGATACATACTGTACGCTCTTAGAAATAAAGGTGTGGATACATACTGTACGCTCTTAGAAATAAAGGTGTAGATACATACCGTACGCTCTTAGAAATAAAGGTGTAGATATATACCGTACGCTCTTAGAAATAAAGGTGTAGATACATACCGTACGCTCTTAGAAATAAAGGTGTAGATACATACCGTACGCTCTTAGAAATAAAGGTGTAGATACATACCGTACGCTCTTAGAAATAAAGATGTggatccgtccatccatccatccatcgtcATCCGGCTGAGCAGGATGTTCCAGACCTCCCTCCCAGTAAACTCTGAGGACATGATTCAACATCATCTGTGGTTTAACTCGAGCAGTTATGCTGGGAGCCTTTTCTGTGTAGTTTTCCCGTCACACTGACACAGTGACAGTTAAAAAGAGTCagtgtgtaaccatggtaatgTAACAATGGTTGGTTTAGCTGTGctgaaacaaaagaaagaagccTTTGTGTAGTCAAAGGTAGAAGTTGAGCTGTTGGCCGACTGCTGGAAGCTCTTCAGTCTCCTCCAGCTCCGGAGCAGCAGGCAGTTTAACCGCCGCATGCTGGAGAGCAGCTGTATTCCCGACTCCCTGCAGACAGTGGCGGCTTTGGGAACGCCACACACACCGTATGATGCAGTACAGTTATGTGGTGGTCTCCGGGCCTGTCTTCTCTCAGGTGGCTAACACCACATCACCGCCTCCAAGGAGTCCCGGcatgttaaataaaaatgtaagcaattaatgaattgataaactgtgacataaattgatatttctgttttaatttgcttctttatttatttactcttctgtttagtttccctatttatgtatttattttttattaactttgtaatgtaatttattttaatttaattttttatttatttatgcatttatttattatgtattcttgcacttatttttttatttattttatatttatttttaaatgtatgtatttatttctgcgtgattttccatttgcatttcaccccttatctATTTCCTTATCTATCtattatatatctattatttaaatacatttaaaaaataataaaaatacatacataagtaaataaaagggaaaattaaacagaccAGTAAatgaataagggaattaatataaagataaataaatacagaagcaaattaaaacagaaatatcaatttatgttgCATTTTCTCAAttcattttgacatttctttatgcatgtctgcctcattatgtaaatgagggggctgtcactcaacgtgtgtcatcatggggtcagaggtcattgATGGACTACATGCTAGCCAGCTAGCTGCACTCCAGTCTTCATTCCCGGCTCCGTACAGCGGCTCATCGGCCGGCCGGTCCTATGATGGAGAGAACGGGTGgaaacaggtgagcaggtggatGACGGTCTTTTCATTCATTATTGTGTATCACATTGTTTCTCTACCAGCTCCCTGATTGCTGCCGAGCTGTTTCACCTACAACACATCAGCTCATCAACCCTGCAGGACATCAACCCTGGCTCTCCTCCCAGTCCTCATCACCTAGTTTTCATGTCATATGTTGGCCTGTTGTTTTAGTCAGTCTTATCCTTATTGTTTTTGCTCAACTGTTTGCAGACAAACTTCCCACAGTGAACAATCATTCATTTTGTGTTCGATC
This portion of the Sebastes fasciatus isolate fSebFas1 chromosome 1, fSebFas1.pri, whole genome shotgun sequence genome encodes:
- the pdrg1 gene encoding p53 and DNA damage-regulated protein 1, producing MKRSFLLPVLVSGRTCYYSDTGSMDSAAQRVLEDLTAVEEAAEEVLTSRQQIVDLDSKRNRNREALNALKNEMSDSDKVKVCFGNMFIKFPKLKTREMIQKDQEQLDKEINDLRNGLKAKVNRLNEMQGKPELRGYNLSPLSTDEIKAINGLLKR